A section of the Caballeronia sp. M1242 genome encodes:
- a CDS encoding acyl-CoA-binding protein, with product MTDIDQQFARAQAEVTQLPERPGNLTLLRLYALYKQASVGDVQGDAPGFTDIAGKYKHEAWAALKGTPADTAKERYVELVESLKRGEAG from the coding sequence ATGACCGACATCGATCAGCAATTCGCCCGCGCGCAAGCCGAGGTCACGCAGTTGCCCGAGCGCCCCGGCAATCTGACGCTCCTGCGTCTTTACGCGCTCTATAAGCAGGCGAGCGTCGGCGACGTGCAAGGCGATGCGCCCGGCTTCACCGATATCGCCGGCAAGTACAAGCACGAAGCCTGGGCCGCGCTGAAAGGCACGCCGGCCGATACCGCGAAGGAGCGCTACGTCGAACTCGTCGAGTCGCTCAAACGCGGCGAGGCAGGCTGA
- the aceA gene encoding isocitrate lyase, which yields MTSRQQQAQQLHQQWETDPRWKGIKRGYSAEDVVRLRGSVPVEHTLARRGAEKLWSLIQEEPFVNALGALTGNQAMQQVKAGLKAIYLSGWQVAGDANIAGEMYPDQSLYPANSVPLVVKRINNTFTRADQIQWSEGKNPGDEGYIDYFAPIVADAEAGFGGVLNAFELMKAMIEAGAAGVHFEDQLASVKKCGHMGGKVLVPTRENVAKLVAARLAADVCGTPTLLVARTDAEAADLVTSDIDENDKPFLTGERTVEGFYRTRPGLEQAVSRGLAYAPYADLVWCETGKPDLEYAKKFAEAIHKQFPGKLLSYNCSPSFNWKKNLDDATIAKFQRELGAMGYKFQFITLAGFHALNYSMFNLAHGYARTQMSAFVELQQAEFAAADKGFTAVKHQREVGTGYFDAVTQTVEREASTTALHGSTEDEQFFDKKVA from the coding sequence ATGACGTCACGTCAACAACAAGCCCAGCAACTCCATCAGCAGTGGGAAACCGATCCGCGCTGGAAAGGCATCAAGCGCGGCTACTCGGCCGAGGACGTCGTGCGCCTGCGCGGCTCGGTGCCGGTCGAGCACACGCTCGCGCGACGCGGCGCCGAGAAGCTGTGGTCGCTGATTCAGGAAGAGCCGTTCGTCAATGCGCTCGGCGCGCTGACCGGCAATCAGGCGATGCAGCAGGTCAAGGCGGGCCTCAAGGCCATCTACCTGTCCGGCTGGCAAGTGGCCGGCGACGCCAACATCGCGGGCGAAATGTATCCGGACCAGTCGCTGTATCCGGCCAATTCGGTGCCGCTCGTCGTGAAGCGCATCAACAACACGTTCACGCGCGCCGATCAGATCCAGTGGTCCGAAGGCAAGAACCCGGGCGATGAAGGCTATATCGACTACTTCGCGCCGATCGTGGCGGACGCGGAAGCCGGCTTCGGCGGCGTGCTCAACGCGTTCGAACTGATGAAGGCGATGATCGAAGCCGGCGCGGCGGGCGTTCACTTCGAAGACCAGCTCGCCTCCGTGAAGAAGTGCGGCCACATGGGCGGCAAGGTGCTCGTGCCGACGCGCGAGAACGTCGCGAAACTCGTCGCCGCGCGTCTCGCCGCGGACGTCTGCGGCACGCCGACGCTGCTCGTCGCGCGCACCGACGCGGAAGCCGCCGATCTCGTGACCTCCGACATCGACGAAAACGACAAGCCGTTCCTGACCGGCGAGCGCACCGTGGAAGGCTTCTATCGCACGCGGCCGGGTCTCGAACAGGCCGTGTCGCGCGGTCTCGCGTACGCGCCGTACGCCGATCTCGTCTGGTGCGAAACGGGCAAGCCGGACCTCGAATACGCGAAGAAATTCGCCGAGGCCATCCACAAGCAGTTCCCCGGCAAGCTGCTGTCGTACAACTGCTCGCCGTCGTTCAACTGGAAGAAGAACCTCGACGACGCGACCATCGCCAAGTTCCAGCGCGAATTGGGCGCGATGGGCTACAAGTTCCAGTTCATCACGCTCGCGGGCTTCCACGCGCTGAACTACTCGATGTTCAACCTCGCGCACGGCTATGCGCGCACGCAGATGAGCGCGTTCGTCGAATTGCAGCAGGCCGAGTTCGCCGCCGCCGACAAGGGCTTCACGGCGGTCAAGCATCAGCGCGAAGTGGGCACGGGCTACTTCGATGCAGTCACGCAGACGGTCGAGCGCGAAGCATCGACGACCGCGCTGCACGGATCGACCGAAGACGAGCAGTTCTTCGACAAGAAAGTCGCGTAA
- a CDS encoding DEAD/DEAH box helicase has protein sequence MTSSFTPSPLDNIAAQTLGISPAADTAEPAAAASAETAPAAPAGPTFESLGLSADIVSALIDAGYQSPTPVQQRAIPAALAGRDLLVSSPTGSGKTAAFMLPAIEKFAQLEKLQAQQPRQPRDPNARPGRRPQPIARPQLLVLTPTRELAMQVSAAATTYGRHLRRLRTVSILGGVAYGQQLMLLAKNPEILVATPGRLIDHLERGRIDLSNLKMLVLDEADRMLDMGFIEDIETIVAATPATRQTLLFSATIDGKIASLTGRLLNDPERIEIVQKLEARSNIAQTVHYVDDRDHKDRLLDHLLRDTELDQAIVFTATKSDADLIANRLSDAGFESAALHGDLPQGARNRTIRALRERRVRVLVATDVAARGIDIPGITHVFNYDLPKFAEDYVHRIGRTGRAGRSGTAVSLVHHAEMGALKRIERFVHAPLPVNVVAGFEPRKSPPKGGFGGRGRPGGGNGGRRFGSGNGGGRGYGAANASGYGNKSGAGSREGGYREGGYRGGNAGSGDRDGGYRGGNRDGGFGQRDGYSARRNDGPRAPRRGN, from the coding sequence ATGACTTCGAGCTTCACCCCCAGCCCGTTGGACAACATCGCAGCACAAACGCTTGGCATTTCCCCGGCCGCCGACACGGCAGAACCCGCCGCCGCAGCCTCGGCTGAGACTGCTCCCGCAGCACCCGCCGGCCCCACTTTCGAATCCCTCGGTCTTTCGGCCGATATCGTTTCCGCATTGATCGACGCCGGCTACCAGTCGCCGACGCCCGTGCAGCAGCGCGCGATTCCGGCCGCGCTCGCCGGCCGCGATCTGCTTGTTTCGAGCCCGACCGGCTCCGGCAAGACGGCGGCGTTCATGCTGCCGGCCATCGAAAAATTCGCGCAGCTTGAAAAGCTCCAGGCGCAGCAGCCGCGTCAGCCGCGCGACCCGAACGCGCGTCCCGGCCGTCGTCCGCAGCCGATCGCGCGCCCGCAGTTGCTCGTGCTCACGCCGACGCGCGAACTCGCGATGCAAGTGTCCGCCGCCGCGACGACGTACGGCCGCCATCTGCGCCGCCTGCGCACCGTCAGCATTCTCGGTGGCGTCGCGTACGGCCAGCAATTGATGCTGCTCGCGAAGAACCCTGAAATCCTCGTCGCGACGCCGGGCCGTCTGATCGACCATCTGGAGCGCGGCCGCATCGACCTGTCGAACCTCAAGATGCTCGTGCTCGACGAAGCCGACCGCATGCTCGACATGGGCTTTATCGAAGACATCGAGACGATCGTCGCGGCCACGCCGGCCACGCGTCAGACGCTGCTCTTCTCGGCAACCATCGACGGCAAGATCGCGTCGCTGACCGGCCGCCTGTTGAACGACCCGGAGCGCATCGAGATCGTGCAGAAGCTCGAAGCGCGCAGCAACATCGCGCAAACCGTGCATTACGTCGACGACCGCGACCACAAGGATCGCCTGCTCGACCACCTGCTGCGCGACACCGAGCTGGATCAGGCCATTGTGTTCACGGCGACGAAGAGCGACGCGGATCTGATCGCGAATCGTCTGTCGGACGCGGGTTTCGAATCCGCCGCGCTGCACGGCGACCTGCCGCAAGGCGCGCGCAACCGCACCATCCGCGCGCTGCGCGAGCGCCGCGTGCGCGTGCTGGTGGCCACGGACGTCGCGGCGCGCGGCATCGATATTCCGGGCATCACGCACGTCTTCAACTACGACCTGCCGAAGTTCGCCGAAGACTACGTGCACCGCATCGGCCGCACGGGCCGCGCGGGACGCAGCGGCACGGCCGTGAGCCTCGTGCATCACGCCGAAATGGGCGCGCTCAAGCGCATCGAGCGCTTCGTGCACGCGCCGCTGCCGGTGAATGTCGTCGCGGGCTTCGAGCCGCGCAAGTCGCCGCCGAAGGGCGGTTTCGGCGGACGCGGCCGTCCGGGCGGCGGTAACGGCGGCCGGCGCTTCGGCAGCGGCAATGGCGGCGGACGCGGCTACGGCGCGGCCAACGCCAGCGGCTACGGCAACAAGTCGGGCGCCGGTTCGCGCGAAGGCGGCTACCGCGAAGGCGGTTATCGCGGCGGCAACGCCGGTAGCGGCGACCGTGACGGCGGCTATCGCGGCGGCAACCGCGACGGCGGTTTCGGCCAGCGCGACGGCTACAGCGCGCGCCGTAACGACGGCCCGCGCGCACCGCGCCGCGGCAACTGA
- a CDS encoding LysR family transcriptional regulator produces the protein MDRFKQIETFASVAAKGSLSAAAQAEGIAPAVIGRRLDALEERLGVKLLVRTTRKITLTFEGSAFLEDCQRIINDMQNAEASVSAGGVKASGHVRVSAPAGFGRRHVAPLVAAFTTLHPDVSVSLDLTDRMVDLVNEGFDCAVRLGELPDSSLVSLKLGENRRVCVASPEYLQKRGKPATLSALADHNCLALGASANQQRGWVFQQDGKVVTIKVSGTMECSDGAVLHEWCLEGRGLAWRSWWEVGADIGAGRLVSVLDDFAAPPIGIHAVFPQRRHLPLRVRLFLDLLKHTYAAPGYWEALVS, from the coding sequence ATGGATCGGTTCAAGCAGATAGAGACGTTCGCCTCCGTCGCGGCGAAAGGCAGTCTTTCGGCGGCGGCGCAGGCGGAAGGCATCGCGCCGGCGGTCATCGGCAGAAGGCTGGATGCGCTGGAGGAACGTCTCGGCGTGAAGCTGCTTGTGCGCACGACGCGCAAGATCACGCTGACGTTCGAAGGCTCCGCGTTTCTCGAGGACTGTCAGCGCATCATCAACGACATGCAGAACGCGGAGGCGAGCGTGTCGGCGGGCGGCGTGAAGGCGAGCGGGCACGTGCGCGTGTCGGCGCCCGCGGGCTTCGGCAGGCGCCACGTCGCGCCGCTCGTCGCGGCTTTCACGACGCTGCACCCGGACGTCTCCGTGAGCCTCGACCTGACGGACCGCATGGTCGATCTCGTCAACGAAGGTTTCGATTGCGCGGTACGGCTCGGCGAGTTGCCGGATTCGTCGCTCGTGTCGCTCAAGCTCGGCGAAAACCGGCGCGTTTGCGTGGCGTCGCCCGAGTATCTGCAAAAGCGCGGCAAGCCCGCCACGCTGAGCGCGCTCGCCGATCACAACTGCCTCGCGCTCGGCGCGTCCGCCAATCAGCAGCGCGGCTGGGTGTTTCAGCAGGACGGCAAGGTCGTGACGATCAAGGTGTCCGGCACGATGGAATGCTCGGACGGCGCCGTGCTGCACGAATGGTGTCTCGAGGGGCGCGGCCTCGCGTGGCGATCGTGGTGGGAAGTGGGCGCGGATATCGGCGCGGGAAGACTCGTCAGCGTGCTCGACGATTTCGCCGCGCCGCCCATCGGCATTCACGCCGTGTTCCCGCAGCGCCGGCACTTGCCCTTGCGCGTGCGGCTCTTTCTCGATCTGCTCAAGCATACCTATGCCGCTCCGGGATACTGGGAGGCTCTCGTTTCGTAA
- a CDS encoding haloacid dehalogenase type II has translation MSATTTHASSTPSPVLPRAVIFDAYGTLFDVHSVVAAAEQLFPGNGQALSELWRQKQIEYTQLRSLADPSGSHYAPFWDITIDALRYAAARLGLTDALTAAAEKRLMDEYACLSAFPDTLPALKTLRERHGLPLAILSNGNPPMLDVAVKSAGMTGFFDHVLSVEPVRAFKPAAAAYELGLQAFGAAAREIVFVSSNGWDIAGATWFGYTTFWLDRASLPVEELGVAPRGMGRDMNDLVAFIEGGCVQQPIPLAADRAGARKRSSSPKQ, from the coding sequence ATGTCGGCCACAACGACACACGCATCGTCCACACCCTCGCCTGTTCTTCCCCGCGCAGTCATCTTCGACGCTTACGGTACGCTCTTCGACGTCCACTCGGTCGTCGCTGCCGCCGAGCAGCTTTTTCCCGGCAACGGCCAGGCGCTGTCTGAGCTTTGGCGGCAGAAGCAGATCGAATATACGCAGCTACGCAGCCTCGCCGATCCTTCCGGCAGCCATTACGCGCCGTTCTGGGACATCACCATCGACGCGCTGCGATACGCAGCCGCGCGCCTCGGCCTGACAGACGCGCTCACGGCCGCCGCCGAGAAGCGCCTGATGGACGAATACGCCTGCCTCTCCGCCTTTCCGGACACGCTGCCCGCGCTGAAAACGCTGCGCGAACGCCACGGTCTACCGCTCGCGATTCTGTCGAACGGCAATCCGCCGATGCTCGACGTTGCCGTCAAAAGCGCCGGCATGACGGGCTTCTTCGATCACGTGTTGTCGGTCGAGCCCGTGCGCGCATTCAAGCCGGCCGCCGCTGCCTATGAACTCGGCCTTCAGGCGTTCGGCGCGGCGGCGCGCGAGATCGTGTTCGTCTCGTCCAACGGATGGGATATCGCGGGCGCGACGTGGTTCGGCTACACCACGTTCTGGCTGGATCGCGCGAGCTTGCCGGTCGAGGAACTCGGCGTCGCGCCACGCGGGATGGGGCGCGACATGAACGACCTCGTCGCGTTCATCGAAGGGGGTTGCGTGCAGCAGCCGATTCCCCTCGCCGCCGATCGCGCGGGCGCGCGAAAGCGCTCGTCATCGCCAAAACAGTAG
- a CDS encoding universal stress protein produces MFKHILVPTDGSELSQKAIDGAIDLAQSVGARITAYACLPQYPYSPFADVAVEPPDDFHARAEREAREHLRAVERAAEQAGVPCDSVTSIEAAPYIGIIDAAEQNGCDVILMASHGRRGLGSLLIGSETQRVLTHTRIPVIVYR; encoded by the coding sequence ATGTTCAAGCACATCCTGGTACCGACCGACGGCTCCGAGCTGTCGCAGAAAGCCATAGACGGCGCCATCGACCTCGCGCAGTCCGTCGGCGCGCGGATCACCGCTTATGCGTGTCTGCCGCAGTATCCGTACTCGCCGTTCGCGGATGTCGCCGTCGAGCCGCCCGACGACTTCCACGCCCGCGCCGAACGCGAGGCGCGCGAGCATCTGCGGGCCGTCGAGCGCGCGGCCGAACAGGCGGGCGTGCCGTGCGACAGCGTGACGAGCATCGAGGCGGCGCCGTACATCGGCATCATCGACGCGGCGGAGCAGAACGGCTGCGACGTCATTCTGATGGCGTCGCACGGTCGTCGCGGGCTCGGAAGCCTGCTTATCGGCAGCGAAACGCAGCGCGTGCTGACGCACACGCGCATTCCGGTCATCGTGTACCGCTGA
- a CDS encoding putative quinol monooxygenase: MSEVAVVAIFVAKPGREEELRQVLEANVAPTRQERGALQYDLHRDIKEPRRFIFVERWESEAALADHGQTAHIQAFRAKAPELCEQGDVHVASKLL; this comes from the coding sequence ATGTCAGAAGTCGCCGTCGTCGCCATTTTCGTGGCCAAGCCGGGCAGGGAAGAAGAGTTGCGGCAAGTGCTGGAAGCCAACGTCGCGCCGACGCGCCAGGAACGCGGCGCGCTTCAGTACGATCTGCACCGCGACATCAAGGAGCCGCGCCGCTTTATCTTCGTCGAACGTTGGGAAAGCGAAGCTGCGCTCGCGGACCACGGCCAGACCGCGCACATCCAGGCGTTCAGGGCGAAGGCGCCCGAACTGTGCGAACAGGGCGATGTGCACGTCGCGAGCAAGCTGCTTTAA
- a CDS encoding DNA-binding protein — MSNIQLDIEWTEAASRKIEKLMPRNANKDAFLALPPVECLPMEGDVLFLGPAGKQQPFIVAERQYHHDGEADWTIILILDIPHETH; from the coding sequence ATGAGCAATATTCAACTCGATATCGAATGGACGGAAGCGGCATCGCGCAAGATCGAGAAACTGATGCCGCGCAACGCCAACAAGGACGCGTTTCTGGCGCTGCCGCCGGTCGAATGTCTGCCGATGGAAGGCGACGTGCTGTTTCTCGGGCCGGCAGGCAAGCAGCAGCCGTTTATCGTGGCGGAGCGTCAGTATCACCATGACGGCGAAGCGGACTGGACCATCATCCTGATCCTCGACATCCCGCACGAAACGCACTGA
- the aceB gene encoding malate synthase A, whose product MTHPSNPLALPEGMAISAEIKPGFEAILTPEALAFVAMLHRRFEPRRQELLAARVERTQRLDAGERPGFLEETKAIREGEWTVAPLPKDLQCRRVEITGPVERKMIINALNSGADSYMTDFEDSNAPVWENQIVGQINLKEAVRRTISLEQNGKSYTLNDKIATLIVRPRGWHLDEKHVTVDGQRVSGGIFDFALYLFHNAKELIARGSGPYFYLPKMESHLEARLWNDIFIAAQEGVGIPRGTIRATVLVETILAAFEMDEILYELREHSSGLNAGRWDYIFSAIKKFKNDPDFCLADRSQITMTVPFMRAYALELLKTCHKRNAPAIGGMSALIPIKNDPAANDKAMGGVRSDKARDATDGYDGGWVAHPGLVPVAMEEFVKVLGDKPNQIDKQRPDVQVTAHDLLDFRPEAPITEAGLRNNVNVGIHYLGSWLAGNGCVPIHNLMEDAATAEISRSQVWQWIRSRKGKLEDGRKVTAAMVREIIIDELEKVKQSVGGAGSDTKPYERAAKIFETMSTSEQFTEFLTLPLYEEI is encoded by the coding sequence ATGACGCACCCTTCGAACCCGCTCGCGTTGCCGGAAGGCATGGCCATTTCGGCTGAGATCAAGCCCGGCTTCGAAGCCATTCTGACGCCCGAGGCGCTCGCGTTCGTCGCGATGCTGCATCGCCGGTTCGAGCCGCGTCGTCAGGAACTGCTCGCCGCGCGCGTGGAGCGCACCCAGCGCCTCGACGCGGGCGAGCGCCCCGGCTTTCTCGAAGAAACGAAAGCGATCCGCGAAGGCGAGTGGACCGTCGCGCCGCTGCCGAAGGACCTGCAGTGCCGGCGCGTCGAAATCACCGGCCCGGTCGAGCGCAAGATGATCATCAACGCGCTCAACTCCGGCGCGGATTCCTACATGACCGACTTCGAGGATTCGAACGCGCCCGTGTGGGAGAACCAGATCGTCGGCCAGATCAATCTCAAAGAAGCCGTGCGCCGGACGATCTCGCTCGAGCAGAACGGCAAGTCGTACACGCTCAACGACAAGATCGCGACGCTGATCGTGCGTCCGCGCGGCTGGCATCTCGACGAAAAGCACGTGACCGTCGACGGCCAGCGCGTGTCGGGCGGCATCTTCGACTTCGCGCTATATCTCTTCCATAACGCGAAGGAACTGATCGCTCGCGGCAGCGGCCCGTACTTCTATCTGCCGAAGATGGAAAGCCATCTCGAAGCGCGTCTGTGGAACGATATCTTCATCGCGGCGCAGGAAGGCGTCGGCATTCCGCGCGGCACGATTCGCGCGACCGTGCTCGTGGAGACGATTCTCGCCGCATTCGAGATGGACGAGATTCTCTATGAGCTGCGCGAACATAGCTCCGGCCTGAACGCCGGCCGCTGGGACTACATCTTCTCGGCGATCAAGAAGTTCAAGAACGATCCCGACTTTTGCCTCGCGGATCGTTCACAGATCACGATGACGGTGCCGTTCATGCGCGCCTACGCGCTCGAATTGCTGAAGACGTGCCACAAGCGCAACGCGCCCGCCATCGGCGGCATGTCCGCACTCATTCCGATCAAGAACGACCCCGCCGCGAACGACAAGGCAATGGGCGGCGTGCGCTCCGACAAGGCGCGCGACGCCACCGACGGCTACGACGGCGGCTGGGTCGCGCATCCGGGGCTCGTGCCGGTCGCGATGGAAGAGTTCGTCAAGGTGCTCGGCGACAAGCCGAACCAGATCGACAAGCAGCGCCCCGACGTGCAAGTGACCGCGCACGATCTGCTCGATTTCCGCCCGGAAGCGCCGATCACCGAAGCGGGCCTGCGCAACAACGTGAACGTCGGCATCCATTACCTCGGATCGTGGCTCGCCGGCAATGGCTGCGTGCCGATTCACAACCTGATGGAAGACGCGGCCACGGCGGAGATTTCGCGCTCGCAAGTCTGGCAGTGGATTCGTTCGCGGAAGGGCAAGCTCGAAGACGGCCGCAAGGTCACGGCCGCGATGGTGCGCGAGATCATCATCGACGAACTGGAGAAGGTGAAGCAAAGCGTCGGCGGCGCGGGCAGCGATACGAAGCCGTATGAACGCGCCGCGAAGATCTTCGAAACGATGTCGACCTCGGAGCAGTTCACCGAATTTCTGACGCTGCCGCTGTACGAAGAAATCTGA
- a CDS encoding uracil-DNA glycosylase family protein produces the protein MPPLDGSHGAAPDAADTRLNSAPADGTRRPQRSTPPLDGSHTVAPDGAPASAVRRPHTLTPPLDASRAVAADTLHTAPHTEPAEAVRRPQTSTPPLDAPAPARADREPAPASAKPRTEPQSEFDAPPSDYPPFDAYDDLPWTDDAPSPATPVAPAVPDDVRTLDWTALEDRVTGCELCRLCERRTNAVFGVGDREADWMLIGEAPGENEDKQGEPFVGQAGKLLDNMLHALGLSRESNVYIANVIKCRPPGNRNPELDEVARCEPYLQRQVELVKPKIIVALGRFAAQSLLKSEASIAALRGRVHEYRGVPVVVTYHPAYLLRSLPDKAKAWADLCLARKTHADALTALGVESGAGKGARG, from the coding sequence ATGCCGCCGCTCGACGGCTCTCACGGCGCGGCGCCGGATGCTGCGGATACGCGATTGAACTCAGCGCCGGCCGACGGCACAAGGCGCCCGCAAAGATCGACGCCGCCGCTCGACGGCTCTCACACGGTGGCACCGGACGGCGCCCCGGCGTCTGCCGTGCGCCGCCCGCACACACTGACACCGCCGCTCGACGCGTCGCGGGCGGTGGCGGCTGACACGCTCCACACGGCACCCCACACAGAGCCGGCGGAAGCCGTGCGCCGCCCGCAAACATCCACACCGCCGCTCGACGCTCCGGCTCCCGCTCGCGCCGACCGGGAGCCGGCACCCGCATCCGCGAAACCCCGCACCGAGCCGCAGTCCGAATTCGACGCGCCACCCTCGGATTACCCACCGTTCGACGCCTACGACGACCTTCCGTGGACCGATGACGCGCCATCGCCTGCAACGCCCGTCGCGCCCGCCGTCCCCGACGACGTCCGCACGCTCGACTGGACCGCGCTCGAAGATCGCGTCACGGGTTGCGAGTTGTGCCGCCTCTGCGAACGCCGGACGAACGCGGTGTTCGGCGTGGGCGACCGCGAAGCCGACTGGATGCTGATCGGCGAAGCGCCCGGTGAGAACGAGGACAAGCAGGGCGAGCCGTTCGTCGGACAGGCGGGCAAGCTGCTCGACAACATGCTGCATGCGCTCGGCCTTTCGCGCGAATCGAACGTCTATATCGCGAACGTCATCAAATGCCGGCCGCCCGGCAACCGCAATCCGGAACTCGACGAAGTCGCGCGGTGCGAGCCGTATCTGCAGCGTCAGGTCGAACTCGTGAAGCCGAAGATCATCGTCGCGCTCGGGCGTTTTGCGGCGCAGAGCCTGCTCAAGAGCGAGGCGAGCATCGCGGCGTTGCGCGGGCGCGTGCACGAGTATCGCGGCGTGCCGGTCGTCGTCACTTATCACCCGGCGTATCTGTTGCGCAGCCTGCCCGACAAGGCGAAGGCCTGGGCCGATCTGTGCCTCGCCCGCAAGACGCACGCCGATGCGCTCACCGCGCTCGGCGTCGAATCGGGAGCCGGGAAGGGCGCGCGCGGATGA
- the rimI gene encoding ribosomal protein S18-alanine N-acetyltransferase, with product MSGVLLADRYLTPMTEADLDEVAAVEKLAYEFPWSRGNFQDSLRNGYYGVCLRHVTGTLIGYCVLMPVVDEMHLLNLCVAPSAQRAGAGLTLLREAVRVARAEKLEGMLLEVRPSNARAIQLYERFGFTAIGRRKNYYPARHRSREDAIVMRLSFKESAHGAR from the coding sequence GTGAGCGGCGTGTTGCTCGCGGATCGGTATCTCACGCCGATGACCGAAGCGGACCTCGACGAAGTCGCCGCCGTCGAGAAGCTCGCCTACGAATTTCCGTGGAGCCGCGGCAATTTCCAGGATTCGCTGCGCAACGGCTACTACGGCGTGTGCCTGCGCCACGTGACCGGCACGCTCATCGGCTATTGCGTGCTGATGCCTGTCGTCGATGAAATGCATCTGCTCAATCTCTGCGTCGCGCCGTCCGCCCAACGCGCCGGCGCGGGGCTGACGCTGCTGCGCGAAGCGGTGCGCGTCGCGCGTGCCGAAAAGCTCGAAGGCATGCTGCTCGAGGTGCGGCCGTCGAATGCGCGCGCCATCCAGCTTTACGAGCGCTTCGGCTTCACGGCCATCGGGCGTCGCAAGAATTATTACCCCGCGCGGCATCGGTCGCGCGAGGACGCAATCGTCATGCGTCTTTCGTTCAAGGAGAGTGCGCATGGCGCTCGATGA
- the tsaB gene encoding tRNA (adenosine(37)-N6)-threonylcarbamoyltransferase complex dimerization subunit type 1 TsaB: MTRTVLLALDTSTEFCSVALLLDEPAAKPSSAAAPAYLSGDTSVWIRHEATGAVSSTRLLPAVRELLDEAGLALADCNAIAFGAGPGSFTGLRTATGVAQGLAFGLNVPVVPVSTLLACAEAARLNDASLPDRVLVALDARMDEVYWAEYQYESNREPAPGDWRELHAASLDRPDALPLPSVPFALAGNAAAAFGDRLPALAAAAHVDRDALPHALPVALLGLRALRAGRAVSPELAAPDYVRNKVAQTTAERTEARAAAAKAGAQSAGAEALR; encoded by the coding sequence ATGACACGCACCGTACTGCTCGCTCTCGATACCTCGACGGAATTCTGCTCCGTCGCGCTCCTGCTCGACGAACCCGCGGCCAAGCCGTCGTCCGCTGCCGCGCCCGCTTATCTGAGCGGCGATACATCGGTGTGGATTCGCCACGAAGCGACGGGCGCGGTCTCCAGCACGCGTCTTCTGCCGGCGGTGCGCGAGCTGCTGGACGAAGCAGGGCTCGCGCTCGCCGATTGCAACGCCATTGCCTTCGGCGCGGGGCCGGGGTCGTTCACCGGCCTGCGGACGGCGACAGGCGTCGCGCAAGGGCTTGCGTTCGGGCTGAATGTGCCGGTGGTCCCGGTGAGCACGCTGCTCGCCTGCGCGGAAGCGGCCCGGCTCAACGACGCGTCGTTGCCGGATCGGGTGCTCGTCGCGCTCGATGCGCGCATGGATGAGGTCTACTGGGCCGAATATCAGTACGAATCAAATCGCGAACCCGCGCCCGGCGACTGGCGCGAACTGCACGCCGCATCGCTCGATCGTCCCGACGCGCTGCCGCTTCCCTCGGTGCCGTTCGCGCTCGCGGGCAACGCGGCGGCGGCCTTCGGCGACCGCCTGCCCGCGCTCGCGGCCGCCGCGCATGTGGACCGCGATGCGCTGCCGCACGCGCTGCCGGTCGCGCTGCTCGGCTTGCGCGCGCTCAGGGCCGGACGCGCGGTCTCGCCGGAACTCGCCGCGCCGGACTACGTGCGCAACAAGGTCGCGCAGACGACAGCCGAGCGCACCGAAGCGCGCGCCGCTGCGGCGAAGGCTGGCGCGCAGTCTGCCGGCGCGGAGGCGCTCCGGTGA